The Staphylococcus saprophyticus subsp. saprophyticus ATCC 15305 = NCTC 7292 genome contains the following window.
CTACTTCAGGACCTGCAAAGTCAATGCCACAAATTGCTTCATGATGATGTTGATGAATAAAATCAAAAAGTGTTTGGTTTTGTTCAGTATGATGTTGTCGCATCGCACATACTAACAAATTAACGCCTATCCCTAATGTATTAACCGCTTCATTAACACCTAACTCTACTGCTTCCAACACCTCTGTCATCGTTAACCCTTGATCCATATGAAATAATGGTGCGAAACGAATTTCAATATATTTCACATTATCGTTATATGCTTGCTTGGCAACATCTACAACCGCACGTTTCAAACTATCTTTTGTCTGAAGTACTTTTAATATTTCATCGAAACACTGTAAATAGTCATCTAAACTATCACACTGACTACTGACAAATAATTTTGATTCATCTAAGTTAACACCTTGTTCATCTGCAAGTTGTCTAATCAATTCTACACTTGTTGAACCGTCTAGGTGACAATGTAATTCAACCTTGGCAATTTCTTCTATGGACTTATTCATGCTTAGAACCTACCTCTACCTACATTTGATTATGTTTAAAATTTATCTATTTACTATATCATGATGCATTTAACTTTGCTACGACTCAAATTACATGTCGACATAACGTTGAGCCATCATTTTTAATCAACTCATTTTAAGTT
Protein-coding sequences here:
- the add gene encoding adenosine deaminase: MNKSIEEIAKVELHCHLDGSTSVELIRQLADEQGVNLDESKLFVSSQCDSLDDYLQCFDEILKVLQTKDSLKRAVVDVAKQAYNDNVKYIEIRFAPLFHMDQGLTMTEVLEAVELGVNEAVNTLGIGVNLLVCAMRQHHTEQNQTLFDFIHQHHHEAICGIDFAGPEVGFPTEAIEDTIKYGLDKGFNLTLHAGECGCMHNVIEGIKLGSKRIGHGVAINQDKQSLQFVKENDVLLEMCPKSNIQTKAITGLEALNLPYLLEQDIPFLINTDNRTVTQTSLNEEYTLLIENEMMTLEQVKYINERAVDYAFLSDEERKQLHLKM